One genomic window of Corynebacterium sp. sy039 includes the following:
- the murD gene encoding UDP-N-acetylmuramoyl-L-alanine--D-glutamate ligase encodes MTSQTQLPGYLRGTVLVAGAGVTGIGTVKLLHHLGIAVELVDAHAQSLANAQEQTGVVIRSLEEAMDRIGTYSLVVTSPGWRPDTPLLCAALEKGCEVIGDVELCYRLDQAQMCGKTRTWVVITGSNGKTTTTAMTTAMLQAAGLAAQAVGNIGVSVAQALMDEQRSDIFVAELSSFQLHWTKELVPDIGVLLNIAEDHLDWHGDFAAYKKAKAKVLAAPVVIVGCDDTHVQEAMEDYQRTYVCAENESKSQTIIPFRNSSPKSGEFGVHEGQFYDHAIHNMPEGSPVAGTAHIEPPGLAGIYDALAAIAVACALDCSHEAIRQALGSFQVAPHRGQIVARWPSHADLTGQIVAIDNSKATNPHAADTALSGYDSIIWVAGGQLKGADVNAIVEKYATKLKAVALLGQDREIIAQAVREKAPHALLMMTESRDPQIAMAEVVAWSVAQASAGDAIILAPAAASLDMYSGMAERGTMFAQAIATYT; translated from the coding sequence ATGACCTCGCAGACACAACTACCTGGATATTTGCGCGGGACAGTGCTTGTGGCCGGTGCAGGAGTAACAGGAATTGGGACTGTTAAACTATTGCACCATCTTGGTATTGCAGTAGAGCTTGTCGATGCTCATGCACAATCTTTAGCTAATGCCCAAGAACAAACCGGTGTTGTGATTCGCTCACTAGAAGAAGCAATGGACCGGATCGGCACATATTCTTTGGTGGTCACTTCTCCTGGTTGGCGCCCCGATACTCCTTTGTTATGTGCTGCGCTGGAAAAGGGCTGCGAAGTGATCGGTGACGTAGAGTTATGCTATCGCCTTGATCAGGCACAGATGTGTGGGAAAACAAGAACGTGGGTTGTTATCACAGGTTCTAATGGTAAAACCACGACTACAGCTATGACTACTGCAATGCTGCAAGCTGCTGGTTTGGCAGCTCAAGCTGTGGGTAATATCGGAGTGAGCGTTGCTCAAGCACTTATGGATGAACAACGCAGTGATATTTTCGTCGCCGAACTTTCTAGCTTTCAGCTGCATTGGACTAAGGAACTTGTTCCAGATATTGGTGTATTGCTCAATATCGCTGAAGATCATTTGGATTGGCATGGTGATTTTGCAGCGTATAAGAAGGCCAAAGCCAAGGTTCTTGCCGCGCCAGTTGTGATAGTCGGATGCGATGATACTCATGTGCAAGAAGCAATGGAGGACTATCAACGCACATATGTTTGTGCCGAGAATGAGTCTAAGTCTCAGACAATTATTCCGTTTAGGAATAGCTCACCCAAGTCTGGTGAGTTCGGTGTGCATGAGGGGCAGTTTTATGATCACGCTATCCATAATATGCCCGAGGGGAGCCCTGTTGCAGGAACAGCTCATATTGAGCCTCCTGGTCTAGCAGGCATCTACGATGCTTTAGCCGCAATAGCCGTGGCGTGTGCATTAGATTGTTCGCATGAGGCCATTAGACAAGCATTGGGGTCATTTCAGGTTGCCCCACACCGAGGGCAAATAGTTGCTCGGTGGCCGTCGCACGCTGATCTTACTGGACAAATAGTTGCTATCGACAATTCTAAGGCCACTAATCCTCATGCTGCAGATACCGCTTTGAGTGGGTATGACAGTATCATTTGGGTTGCTGGAGGTCAGCTTAAAGGTGCTGATGTAAATGCAATTGTGGAAAAGTATGCTACAAAGCTCAAAGCTGTGGCCTTGCTTGGACAGGACAGAGAAATTATTGCTCAGGCAGTGCGAGAAAAAGCTCCTCATGCTCTTCTTATGATGACAGAATCTCGTGATCCTCAAATAGCAATGGCAGAAGTAGTGGCATGGTCTGTTGCACAGGCAAGTGCCGGTGACGCAATTATTTTGGCTCCTGCTGCAGCAAGTTTAGATATGTATAGTGGCATGGCTGAGCGTGGCACAATGTTTGCACAAGCCATTGCCACCTACACTTAA
- the mraY gene encoding phospho-N-acetylmuramoyl-pentapeptide-transferase yields the protein MGQIIIAGAVGFLVSIFLTPVLIRRFSEQGLGQEIREEGPASHLRKRGTPTMGGIAIIAGIFTSYCVASTYGLLTGGQGFRASGLLVLGLTLALGALGFADDFIKLYKERNLGLNKKAKLIGQFVAAIAFGLLVLCFPDDSGLTPGSQKLSFVRDIDTIDLAVGGGVIGVIVFLIFMYFLVSAWSNAVNLTDGLDGLAAGISTIVLTVYLAITFWQHNNSCSAQPALGCYDVRDPLDLAVLCAGGLGACIGFLWWNAAPAKIFMGDTGSLALGGLVAGLSVVSRTEVLMIIIGAIFVIEVISVVIQIFGFRTRGIRVFRMAPIHHHFENGGWAETTVVIRFWIISIVCALIGAALFFGNWVHLAGIAS from the coding sequence GTGGGGCAAATAATTATTGCAGGTGCCGTGGGTTTTTTGGTATCAATTTTTCTTACGCCGGTGCTTATTCGACGCTTTAGCGAGCAAGGTTTAGGGCAAGAAATTAGAGAAGAAGGCCCTGCCTCACACTTGCGTAAACGTGGTACCCCAACAATGGGCGGTATTGCCATCATTGCCGGTATTTTTACTTCGTATTGTGTAGCAAGCACGTATGGGTTACTCACTGGTGGGCAAGGTTTTCGAGCTTCTGGCCTATTAGTATTAGGACTCACCTTAGCTCTTGGCGCTTTGGGGTTTGCCGATGACTTTATCAAGCTCTATAAAGAACGCAATCTTGGCTTAAACAAAAAAGCAAAGCTCATTGGGCAATTCGTTGCTGCCATTGCCTTTGGGTTACTTGTCCTATGCTTTCCGGATGACAGCGGTTTGACTCCTGGCTCGCAAAAACTTTCTTTTGTGCGTGATATTGACACAATTGATCTTGCTGTGGGGGGCGGAGTAATTGGCGTGATCGTCTTTCTCATTTTCATGTATTTTTTGGTATCAGCGTGGTCCAATGCAGTGAATCTCACTGATGGTCTAGATGGCTTAGCTGCTGGTATTAGCACAATAGTATTGACGGTGTACCTGGCAATTACATTTTGGCAGCACAATAATTCTTGTTCTGCACAGCCAGCACTGGGCTGCTATGACGTGCGTGATCCATTGGATCTCGCAGTGCTATGCGCCGGTGGATTGGGTGCTTGCATTGGCTTTTTGTGGTGGAATGCGGCACCTGCAAAAATTTTCATGGGCGACACCGGTTCTTTGGCATTGGGCGGTTTAGTTGCTGGATTATCTGTTGTTTCTCGTACTGAAGTGCTCATGATTATTATTGGCGCTATTTTTGTCATCGAAGTTATTTCTGTGGTCATTCAGATTTTTGGTTTTAGAACTCGTGGTATTCGAGTATTTCGCATGGCGCCCATTCATCATCATTTCGAGAATGGTGGTTGGGCGGAAACTACAGTGGTGATTCGCTTTTGGATCATCAGCATTGTATGCGCCTTAATTGGTGCCGCATTATTCTTTGGCAATTGGGTGCACCTTGCTGGTATTGCTTCATAA